One window from the genome of Glycine soja cultivar W05 chromosome 12, ASM419377v2, whole genome shotgun sequence encodes:
- the LOC114379276 gene encoding cellulose synthase-like protein H1, whose product MANQNTLLPLYQKLWLKHTFSRAMDSLIFLLLLILLSYRVYSISHYSFPWFLATLCESWFTLTWLTTISTKWTPARTTTHLDRLFLRVGELPQVDVFVTTADPVLEPAIITINTVLSLLALDYPANKLACYVSDDGCSPLTFYALVEATKFAKLWVPFCKKYNVQVRAPFRYFSEDATVDKNTDLQEFEQEWSLMKKEYEQLCRKIQNASQKSNPCPLVGEYAVFSKTELKNHPSIIKVIWENKEGLRDGVPHLIYISREKRPQHPHHYKAGAMNVLTRVSALMTNAPYILNVDCDMYVNNPKIAQHALCIFLDSKGEKEVAFVQCPQRFYDTVKDDAYGNQLVALPMYIGGGFAGLQGIIYAGTNCFHRRKVIYGLSPDYDIQNMKKDFGFINGTKSQKKTMQIFGASRGFVESAKHALEEMTFTPNDKLFKSLELKAANQVASCDYEYSTAWGKQVGWLYGSTSEDVLTGLVMHTKGWRSEVCSPDPMAFMGCSPQDNLGQMGQHKRWSSGLFDIFLSSHCPIFGTLFGKLQFRECLAYVWITNWALRSVPEICYALLPAYCIITNSSFLPNKEPGMWIPTSVCVMYNVATLLEHLISGLSARTWWNNQRMGRITTMTSCFFGFLDIVLKRLRISDTVFEITKKDQPSSNDENVGRFIFNKSPIFVPGTAILLIQLTALVISWWRWQQSLLKNERTYGLGEVFCSAYLVLCYLPLLKGLFAKGKYGIPLSTICKAMVLAFLFVQLCNASVAN is encoded by the exons ATGGCCAATCAAAACACCCTCCTCCCTCTCTACCAAAAACTATGGCTAAAACACACCTTTTCAAGAGCAATGGATTCCCTCATcttcctcctccttctcatccTTCTCTCTTACCGTGTTTACTCCATTAGCCACTATTCTTTCCCTTGGTTTCTTGCAACCCTGTGCGAGTCATGGTTCACCCTCACTTGGCTCACCACCATTAGCACCAAATGGACTCCTGCACGAACCACCACCCACCTAGACCGTCTCTTTCTCCG GGTAGGTGAGCTTCCACAAGTGGATGTGTTTGTGACAACGGCAGACCCTGTGCTTGAACCAGCCATCATCACAATCAACACTGTGTTGTCTCTTTTGGCTCTTGATTACCCTGCAAACAAGTTAGCTTGCTATGTTTCTGATGATGGCTGTTCTCCTCTTACCTTCTATGCTCTTGTTGAAGCCACCAAATTTGCCAAACTTTGGGTACCTTTCTGTAAGAAGTACAATGTACAAGTTAGAGCACCGTTTAGATACTTCTCTGAGGATGCCACGGTTGACAAAAACACTGATTTGCAAGAATTTGAACAAGAATGGTCACTGATGAAG AAAGAGTATGAACAACTTTGCCGTAAAATTCAGAATGCTAGCCAAAAATCGAATCCGTGTCCACTCGTTGGAGAGTATGCAGTCTTCTCAAAAACAGAGCTGAAAAATCACCCATCCATCATTAAG GTAATATGGGAGAACAAAGAAGGGCTTAGAGATGGAGTACCTCACTTAATCTACATATCTCGAGAAAAAAGGCCACAACATCCACATCATTACAAAGCCGGTGCTATGAATGTGTTG ACAAGAGTCTCCGCGTTGATGACAAATGCTCCCTATATCCTAAACGTGGATTGTGATATGTATGTGAACAATCCCAAGATTGCACAACATGCCCTCTGCATTTTCTTGGATTCAAAGGGAGAAAAAGAAGTTGCATTTGTTCAATGTCCCCAAAGATTCTATGATACAGTAAAGGATGATGCTTATGGAAATCAGCTTGTAGCTTTGCCTATG TACATAGGTGGTGGATTTGCAGGACTTCAGGGGATTATATACGCAGGAACAAATTGCTTCCACAGAAGAAAAGTTATTTACGGTCTTTCTCCTGATTATGACATTCAAAATATGAAGAAGGATTTTGGTTTCATTAATG GAACAAAgtctcaaaagaaaacaatgcAAATATTTGGAGCTTCAAGAGGGTTTGTTGAATCAGCTAAACATGCTTTAGAAGAGATGACATTTACTCCCAATGATAAGCTTTTCAAATCTCTTGAGCTTAAAGCAGCGAACCAAGTTGCTAGTTGTGATTATGAATACAGCACCGCCTGGGGTAAACAG GTGGGATGGTTATATGGATCAACATCAGAGGATGTACTCACAGGTCTGGTAATGCACACAAAAGGTTGGAGATCAGAAGTTTGTTCACCAGATCCAATGGCCTTCATGGGCTGTTCACCTCAAGATAACCTAGGTCAAATGGGCCAACATAAGAGATGGTCCTCAGGCTTGTTTGACATTTTCCTTAGCAGCCACTGTCCTATTTTTGGCACTCTATTTGGTAAGCTCCAATTCAGAGAGTGCTTGGCGTACGTTTGGATCACTAATTGGGCCTTAAGATCTGTGCCTGAAATATGCTATGCCCTTCTCCCTGCCTACTGCATCATCACCAATTCCAGTTTCTTGCCTAATAAG GAACCCGGCATGTGGATCCCTACGAGTGTGTGTGTGATGTACAACGTAGCTACTTTATTGGAGCACTTGATATCAGGCTTGTCAGCAAGAACATGGTGGAACAACCAGAGAATGGGAAGAATAACAACCATGACTTCATGCTTTTTTGGATTTTTGGATATCGTCCTTAAGCGATTGAGGATATCTGACACTGTCTTTGAAATAACAAAGAAAGACCAACCATCTTCCAATGATGAAAATGTGGGAAGGTTCATTTTCAACAAGTCTCCCATTTTTGTACCAGGCACAGCCATTTTGCTCATTCAACTCACAGCACTAGTTATCAGCTGGTGGAGGTGGCAACAATCTCTTCTTAAGAATGAGCGTACATATGGGCTAGGTGAGGTGTTTTGCAGTGCATATCTGGTTCTATGCTACTTGCCTTTGTTGAAGGGATTGTTTGCGA